A window of the Nibribacter ruber genome harbors these coding sequences:
- a CDS encoding glycosyltransferase family 4 protein: MHIALFHQYHHNPDCPATCRHYTFMEELVKRHQVTLITSDAWESKRLTHQFPWVPEGVELVSVHVPYHNKMGKLRRLQAFASFGLHAFTQGLKLVKPDVIWGVSTPLTTAWAAARVASFKKVPWIFEVQDLWPSFPIEMGALPFKPLQRPLYELENNLYQSASHIITLSPGMEQYVLGKGVPADKVTTLVNGTEVELAHVSTQAQEALRQSIGVQGKQVVLYAGTYGRANDMPLLLETAKRLQHHPDIVFVFTGQGYDEPLLQKAAQELSNILLLPPLPRHQVFALFALAAVSVVSFIDLPVLQANSPGKFFDSLAAGTPVVVTNPGWTKDLVEQHQCGWYVPSGDSAQLAHSLERLLSDKTTLQTMSQNAGQVAAAQFDRGQMVPHLEAIFNRAVHGAR; this comes from the coding sequence ATGCACATCGCCCTGTTTCATCAGTACCATCATAATCCAGACTGCCCTGCCACGTGCCGGCATTATACGTTTATGGAGGAGTTGGTAAAACGGCACCAGGTTACCTTGATCACTTCAGATGCCTGGGAAAGCAAGCGCCTCACGCACCAGTTTCCGTGGGTGCCTGAAGGAGTGGAGTTGGTGTCTGTACATGTGCCTTACCATAACAAGATGGGAAAACTGCGGAGGCTGCAAGCCTTTGCCTCCTTCGGTCTGCATGCCTTCACCCAAGGTCTGAAACTTGTTAAGCCAGATGTCATCTGGGGCGTGTCTACGCCTTTGACCACCGCCTGGGCTGCTGCCAGAGTAGCCAGTTTCAAAAAGGTGCCCTGGATATTTGAAGTGCAGGATTTGTGGCCTTCTTTTCCCATTGAGATGGGCGCCTTGCCGTTTAAGCCGCTGCAACGTCCGCTGTATGAGCTTGAAAATAACTTGTACCAATCGGCTAGTCACATCATCACGCTGTCACCGGGCATGGAGCAGTATGTGCTGGGCAAAGGCGTGCCGGCAGACAAAGTGACTACCCTGGTGAACGGCACGGAGGTAGAGTTGGCCCATGTGTCTACGCAAGCACAGGAAGCGCTTAGGCAGTCTATTGGCGTGCAGGGAAAGCAGGTGGTTTTATACGCGGGCACTTATGGCCGCGCCAATGATATGCCCTTGCTGTTAGAAACAGCCAAACGGTTGCAGCACCACCCAGATATAGTGTTTGTGTTCACGGGGCAAGGTTATGATGAGCCTCTGCTACAAAAGGCGGCCCAAGAGCTTTCCAATATACTTTTGTTGCCACCCTTGCCCCGCCATCAGGTTTTTGCCTTGTTTGCTTTGGCAGCAGTATCTGTGGTTTCGTTTATAGATCTGCCGGTGCTGCAGGCCAACTCCCCCGGAAAGTTCTTCGACAGTTTGGCGGCCGGAACGCCCGTGGTAGTGACCAATCCTGGTTGGACCAAAGACCTGGTGGAGCAGCACCAGTGCGGCTGGTATGTGCCGTCTGGGGACAGTGCTCAATTAGCTCATTCCTTAGAACGCCTCCTCTCTGACAAGACCACTTTGCAAACCATGAGCCAAAACGCCGGGCAGGTAGCCGCCGCCCAGTTTGACCGAGGCCAGATGGTGCCTCACCTGGAAGCCATTTTCAATAGGGCAGTGCACGGGGCAAGGTAG
- the gldB gene encoding gliding motility lipoprotein GldB: MKGRLLLLFTALLWFGCQKKGCQIPEEIANVPVKIEVEQLEKRFYAINGLPQMQQFLQQEPLFADRFLQRKSYPNDQLLAQNLLRMATDTSLARLVKQSDAAFGDLTEVEKELENGFKHVKHYYPNFYVPPVKSFVSGLSRDLLVSDSLIVLGLDFFIGRKAAFRPQAPQYILERYEKENLAPSVMLLVSNKFNKTDFVNSTMLEEMIDYGKSFYFVERMVPCTPDSLIIGYTGQAVADVQHNEGKIWAHFIEKGLLYETSQFTIRKYIGERPNIPEISARCPGRVGAWVGWQIVRQYMEKNPNVTLPQLMNEKDARKILDQSKYKPQKK; this comes from the coding sequence ATGAAAGGACGTCTGCTGTTGCTTTTTACTGCACTGCTGTGGTTTGGTTGCCAAAAGAAAGGCTGCCAGATACCAGAGGAGATTGCCAATGTACCGGTAAAGATAGAAGTGGAGCAACTGGAGAAGCGCTTCTACGCCATCAACGGCCTGCCCCAGATGCAGCAGTTTCTGCAGCAGGAGCCCTTGTTTGCAGACCGTTTCCTGCAGCGCAAAAGCTATCCCAATGACCAACTGCTGGCCCAGAACCTTCTGCGCATGGCCACAGACACCAGCCTGGCCCGCTTGGTCAAGCAGTCAGACGCCGCCTTCGGGGATTTGACCGAAGTGGAGAAGGAGCTGGAGAACGGCTTCAAGCACGTGAAACATTACTACCCCAATTTTTACGTGCCGCCGGTAAAATCCTTCGTCTCTGGCCTGAGCCGCGACTTGCTGGTGTCTGACAGCCTGATTGTGCTGGGGCTGGACTTCTTCATTGGCAGAAAGGCCGCGTTCCGTCCGCAGGCGCCGCAGTACATTCTGGAGCGCTATGAAAAGGAGAACCTGGCGCCGTCTGTCATGCTGCTGGTGTCCAACAAGTTTAATAAGACAGACTTTGTGAACAGCACCATGCTGGAAGAGATGATTGACTACGGCAAGTCTTTTTATTTTGTGGAACGCATGGTGCCCTGCACGCCAGACTCGCTCATTATTGGGTACACCGGCCAAGCCGTGGCCGATGTGCAGCACAACGAAGGGAAAATCTGGGCCCACTTTATTGAGAAGGGCCTATTGTATGAGACCAGCCAGTTCACCATAAGAAAGTACATTGGCGAGCGGCCCAACATCCCAGAGATTAGTGCCCGCTGTCCGGGCCGCGTGGGTGCCTGGGTGGGTTGGCAGATTGTGCGCCAATACATGGAAAAGAATCCAAACGTGACCCTGCCGCAGCTTATGAATGAGAAAGACGCACGCAAAATCCTGGACCAGTCCAAGTACAAGCCTCAGAAGAAATAG